One genomic window of Candidatus Nitrospira inopinata includes the following:
- a CDS encoding ferritin-like domain-containing protein, whose protein sequence is MESPVNGGSDKKDGLEVGTGFSYHKPGLIMPPHSSTEPFRLPRLCEQALLERFLKAEAMALWAVRSAQSQDLPVNVRAFLQRHEADERDHLAQFESLLGRQSHERDRLPSMPRQWETLAVHLYGYETLGLEFAKLLADIRPDLSSILDDERRHVGFFEREIGRILSGDSDAAEQARRSARAWRRKLPRTLDRYLEHETFGPFRPELTHRITRAIEGRFIRVGLMREPTSGCSP, encoded by the coding sequence GTGGAATCGCCCGTGAACGGGGGCTCGGACAAGAAAGATGGCCTGGAAGTGGGAACGGGATTTTCGTACCATAAGCCGGGTCTCATCATGCCGCCTCATTCTTCAACGGAACCGTTTCGATTGCCTCGGCTCTGCGAGCAGGCGTTGTTGGAGCGGTTTCTTAAAGCCGAAGCCATGGCGCTCTGGGCCGTACGGTCGGCGCAATCGCAAGACCTGCCGGTCAACGTCAGAGCGTTTCTTCAACGGCACGAAGCGGACGAACGAGACCACCTCGCGCAGTTTGAGTCGCTGCTTGGACGGCAGTCGCATGAGCGCGATCGTCTTCCCTCCATGCCTCGACAGTGGGAGACGTTGGCCGTCCATCTCTATGGGTACGAGACGCTGGGGCTCGAGTTTGCCAAACTTCTCGCCGATATTCGTCCGGATCTCTCCTCGATTCTCGACGACGAACGCAGACATGTCGGCTTCTTTGAGCGGGAGATCGGACGCATTCTCTCAGGAGATTCCGACGCGGCGGAGCAAGCGCGACGATCCGCCCGTGCTTGGCGGAGAAAATTGCCGCGGACGCTCGATCGCTATCTGGAACATGAGACTTTTGGGCCGTTTCGGCCTGAACTGACCCACAGAATCACACGCGCCATCGAAGGCCGATTCATTCGTGTCGGGTTGATGCGAGAGCCGACGTCCGGTTGCTCGCCGTGA
- the amaB gene encoding L-piperidine-6-carboxylate dehydrogenase yields the protein MTTFQSALKDLGIQAVNSGGSTGAGWWSGQGDRPILQSINPATGETLAGVSPCSQEDYERILKDSVEAFRTWRMVPAPKRGEVVRLIGQALREKKDQLGTLVSLEVGKIKAEGDGEVQEMIDMADFAVGQSRMLYGLTMQSERPAHRMFEQWHPLGPVGVITAFNFPVAVWAWNAFLAAVAGDTVVWKPSPKAPLCAIAVQKICNQVMQQQGYAGVFSLFITDHVDLAEQMVQDRRLPLISFTGSVAVGRHVASVVAQRLGRTLLELSGNNAVIVDETADLDLAVRAVVFGAVGTAGQRCTTTRRLFVHESRYEELTSRLIKAYGQVRIGNPLDSNVLMGPLIDQAAVQAYVFALEEIKKEGGEILYGGHVLNRTGHFVEPTIVRAKNHWPVVQRETFAPILYVMTFSTLDEAIAMQNDAPQGLSSAMFSNHVRHTEQFLSAAGSDCGIANINIGTSGAEIGGAFGGEKETGGGREAGSDAWKSYMRRQTTTINWSADLPLAQGIKFGE from the coding sequence ATGACGACGTTTCAAAGCGCCCTTAAAGATCTCGGCATTCAAGCCGTCAATTCCGGCGGCAGCACCGGAGCCGGATGGTGGTCCGGCCAAGGCGATCGGCCCATTTTGCAGTCGATCAATCCCGCCACCGGCGAAACGTTGGCGGGCGTCTCGCCCTGCTCTCAAGAGGATTATGAACGGATACTGAAAGATTCGGTCGAAGCATTTCGAACTTGGCGCATGGTGCCGGCTCCCAAACGCGGTGAAGTGGTGCGATTGATCGGTCAGGCCCTTCGGGAAAAAAAAGATCAATTGGGCACCCTGGTCTCCTTGGAGGTGGGAAAGATCAAAGCCGAAGGCGACGGCGAGGTGCAGGAAATGATCGACATGGCCGATTTTGCCGTCGGTCAATCGCGGATGCTGTACGGCCTGACGATGCAATCCGAACGGCCGGCCCATCGCATGTTCGAACAGTGGCATCCGCTGGGACCGGTCGGCGTCATCACAGCCTTCAACTTTCCCGTGGCCGTCTGGGCCTGGAACGCTTTTTTGGCCGCGGTGGCCGGAGACACGGTCGTGTGGAAACCTTCACCAAAAGCCCCGTTGTGCGCCATCGCCGTCCAGAAGATCTGCAATCAGGTCATGCAGCAACAGGGTTACGCCGGCGTTTTTTCGCTGTTCATCACGGATCACGTCGACCTTGCCGAGCAAATGGTTCAGGATCGGCGACTGCCGCTGATCTCGTTTACCGGCTCCGTCGCCGTCGGCCGCCACGTCGCTTCCGTCGTCGCGCAACGATTGGGCCGGACCTTGCTGGAACTCAGCGGCAACAACGCGGTGATTGTCGATGAGACCGCCGATCTGGACCTGGCGGTGCGGGCCGTCGTCTTCGGCGCCGTGGGGACCGCCGGCCAACGGTGCACGACGACACGACGACTGTTCGTCCATGAATCGCGCTACGAAGAACTGACGAGCAGGCTGATCAAAGCGTACGGTCAAGTACGTATCGGCAACCCGCTCGACTCCAACGTCCTGATGGGCCCCCTCATCGACCAGGCCGCCGTTCAGGCCTATGTTTTCGCCTTGGAAGAAATCAAGAAAGAGGGGGGGGAGATCCTCTATGGCGGTCACGTCTTGAATCGGACCGGCCACTTCGTGGAACCGACGATCGTCCGAGCCAAAAACCACTGGCCCGTCGTCCAACGGGAAACCTTCGCCCCGATTCTGTATGTCATGACGTTTTCGACTCTCGACGAAGCGATCGCCATGCAAAACGACGCGCCGCAGGGACTTTCATCCGCCATGTTCTCGAATCACGTTCGACACACCGAGCAGTTTCTCTCGGCCGCCGGCAGCGATTGCGGCATCGCCAATATCAACATCGGGACGTCGGGGGCTGAAATCGGCGGGGCTTTCGGAGGAGAAAAAGAAACGGGCGGCGGCCGAGAAGCGGGATCGGACGCATGGAAATCCTATATGCGACGCCAAACGACGACCATCAATTGGAGCGCCGATCTTCCGCTGGCTCAGGGCATTAAGTTCGGCGAGTAA
- a CDS encoding VOC family protein, with product MDQAKTLDELLQRMVADYVSRNRAASLLKHMLDDAGVGLTPVIDHVTIRTLDIEQGAKPFVELGYVYDETISYDDWYAKVYRKAGYPALFVDQAYADDRGKTSIIPAWVRKFGDKVFHHVAVRVEDIESAVDRLKLKGVVFAGTIVGNRGDRLRQVFSAPETVDGQPFTVLELAERHRGYLGFLPPQADSLMKSTAPR from the coding sequence ATGGACCAGGCCAAGACACTGGATGAGCTGTTGCAGCGGATGGTGGCGGACTACGTCTCCCGCAACCGAGCCGCCTCTCTCCTTAAACACATGCTCGATGACGCGGGCGTCGGACTGACTCCCGTCATCGATCACGTGACGATCCGGACGCTCGATATCGAGCAAGGGGCGAAGCCGTTCGTCGAACTGGGCTATGTCTATGACGAAACCATTTCCTACGACGATTGGTACGCCAAGGTCTATCGCAAGGCTGGCTATCCCGCTCTTTTTGTCGACCAGGCCTACGCCGATGATCGGGGAAAAACCAGCATCATCCCGGCCTGGGTCCGGAAATTCGGCGACAAGGTGTTTCACCACGTGGCGGTGCGCGTCGAGGATATCGAGTCGGCGGTGGATCGCCTCAAGCTGAAAGGCGTGGTGTTTGCCGGCACGATCGTCGGCAATCGAGGAGACCGTCTCCGGCAAGTGTTCTCGGCTCCGGAGACGGTCGACGGTCAGCCGTTCACCGTCTTGGAGCTGGCGGAGCGGCATCGCGGATACCTCGGATTTCTCCCGCCGCAAGCCGACAGTCTGATGAAGTCCACCGCCCCGCGCTGA
- a CDS encoding aldo/keto reductase family protein yields MTLTAYNHIPIPSFMYGTAWKKEATTSLVLKAVEAGFTAIDTANQLVHYDEARVGDALEQLAQRGIARSRLFLQTKFTPLHGQDHRLPYDPRASLGEQVRQSFASSLDHLHTDYLDSYVLHGPYSRRGLGREDWEVWAAIESLYDAGKTKMIGISNVSAEQLTLLCERAKHKPMVVQNRCYAALGWDKNVREICRRHGIIYQGFSLLTANRAVLIDHRIRAMTARYQATPAQLVFRFALQVGMLPLTGTTNPEHMKEDLLLDRFTLSAEDIRHIESIGDS; encoded by the coding sequence ATGACGTTGACCGCTTACAATCACATACCGATTCCTTCTTTCATGTACGGAACGGCTTGGAAGAAAGAAGCCACGACCTCATTGGTGCTCAAGGCCGTCGAAGCCGGCTTTACGGCGATTGATACGGCCAATCAGCTCGTCCATTACGACGAGGCGAGGGTCGGGGACGCGCTGGAACAGCTCGCGCAACGGGGAATCGCGCGCAGCCGGTTGTTTCTTCAGACCAAATTCACCCCCCTCCATGGTCAGGATCATCGGCTGCCCTATGATCCCCGCGCAAGCCTCGGCGAGCAAGTCCGTCAGTCCTTTGCGAGCTCTCTCGACCATCTCCACACGGATTATCTCGATTCCTATGTGCTCCACGGTCCGTACTCCCGCCGCGGACTGGGCAGGGAAGACTGGGAGGTCTGGGCCGCCATCGAATCGTTGTATGATGCGGGAAAGACCAAAATGATCGGCATAAGCAACGTCTCGGCCGAGCAACTGACTCTCTTGTGCGAGCGAGCCAAACACAAACCGATGGTGGTGCAGAACCGGTGTTACGCCGCCTTGGGATGGGACAAGAACGTCCGGGAGATTTGCCGGAGACACGGCATCATTTACCAGGGATTTTCGTTGTTGACCGCGAATCGAGCGGTGTTGATCGACCACCGAATTCGAGCCATGACGGCCAGGTACCAAGCCACTCCGGCTCAACTTGTTTTCCGATTCGCACTGCAAGTAGGGATGTTGCCCCTCACCGGTACGACGAACCCTGAGCATATGAAAGAAGACTTGCTATTGGATCGATTCACCTTATCGGCGGAAGACATAAGACACATTGAATCAATCGGCGATTCATGA
- the sigZ gene encoding RNA polymerase sigma factor SigZ — MTTKTEELWQLVHGGLRAFIARRVGDHGHVDDILHDVFERVHRQMDSVKDSSRIVSWVYQITRHAIVDYYRKPGKQRETPVGLNAEIEALVEVFPSSDSMGQDEPGWVRAELAGCLRPMIERLSKDYREAIVLVEFDGLTQQAAARRLGISLPGMKSRVQRGRKLLRRMLDDCCRIELDRRGGVVDFHSRQNGCDPCLNRQ, encoded by the coding sequence ATGACCACCAAAACTGAAGAACTTTGGCAACTCGTTCATGGCGGCCTCCGGGCCTTCATTGCCAGGCGGGTGGGGGATCATGGCCATGTCGATGACATTCTGCACGACGTGTTCGAGCGCGTTCATCGGCAGATGGACAGTGTGAAGGATTCCAGTCGCATTGTTTCTTGGGTCTATCAGATCACAAGGCACGCGATTGTTGATTATTACCGAAAACCAGGAAAACAGCGTGAAACTCCAGTTGGATTAAACGCGGAAATTGAAGCATTAGTCGAGGTATTTCCAAGCTCCGATAGCATGGGCCAAGATGAGCCGGGCTGGGTTCGCGCTGAACTCGCCGGCTGCCTGCGCCCCATGATTGAACGGCTGTCCAAAGATTATCGGGAAGCCATTGTCCTGGTGGAGTTCGATGGACTGACGCAGCAGGCTGCGGCCAGACGCTTGGGAATTTCTTTGCCCGGCATGAAATCCCGGGTGCAACGGGGCCGCAAACTGCTCAGGCGGATGTTGGACGACTGTTGCCGGATCGAGCTCGACCGCCGTGGTGGAGTCGTTGACTTTCACTCGCGTCAAAACGGCTGTGATCCCTGTCTGAATCGTCAGTGA
- a CDS encoding acetyl-CoA carboxylase carboxyltransferase subunit alpha, whose protein sequence is MRDYLDFEQPIREVEEKIEKLSAAAAGGKTAAQGEIRKLRAKLAQLEHELYQNLTPWQRTQLARHPQRPSTLDYINELTRDFLELHGDRAFGDDQAIVGGFARFNDRTVMVIGHQKGKTLKERMQRNFGMPNPEGYRKALRLMRLAEKFNRPIISFIDTPGAYPGIGAEERGQAEAIARNLLVMSRLQVPIVSVVIGEGGSGGALALGVSDRILMLEHAVYSVISPEGCAAILWDNPAKVQDAAAALKMTAKDLLRLGVIDDIVSEPVGGAHREPKTTCTLVGKAITNQLFDLIDLPIADLLARREEKYRRIGAVCGGVPA, encoded by the coding sequence ATGCGCGATTATCTGGATTTTGAACAGCCCATTCGTGAAGTCGAGGAAAAGATCGAGAAACTGTCGGCTGCCGCGGCAGGCGGCAAGACGGCGGCTCAAGGGGAAATCCGAAAGCTCCGCGCCAAGCTGGCCCAGCTTGAGCACGAACTCTACCAGAACCTGACTCCCTGGCAGCGCACTCAGTTGGCCCGCCATCCTCAGAGACCCAGCACTCTCGATTACATCAACGAATTGACCCGCGATTTTCTGGAGCTTCACGGGGACCGTGCCTTTGGAGACGATCAAGCCATCGTCGGAGGGTTCGCGCGATTCAACGACCGAACCGTGATGGTGATCGGACATCAGAAGGGCAAAACACTTAAGGAACGGATGCAGCGCAACTTCGGCATGCCAAATCCGGAAGGCTACCGCAAGGCTCTTCGATTGATGCGTCTGGCGGAAAAGTTCAATCGCCCCATCATTTCCTTTATCGACACACCCGGGGCTTACCCCGGCATCGGAGCCGAAGAGCGAGGACAGGCTGAAGCAATTGCACGGAATTTGCTGGTGATGTCCAGGCTTCAGGTTCCAATCGTGTCGGTCGTCATCGGCGAAGGGGGAAGCGGCGGAGCCCTGGCATTGGGGGTTTCGGATCGTATTTTGATGTTGGAACACGCCGTCTATTCCGTCATTTCACCGGAAGGCTGCGCGGCCATTCTTTGGGACAATCCCGCCAAAGTTCAGGATGCCGCCGCCGCGTTGAAAATGACCGCCAAAGACCTCCTTCGTCTCGGCGTGATCGATGATATCGTTTCCGAACCCGTGGGCGGCGCGCATCGCGAGCCCAAAACCACCTGTACGTTGGTCGGCAAAGCCATCACCAATCAACTGTTTGATTTGATCGATCTTCCCATCGCAGACCTCCTTGCCCGTCGAGAAGAAAAGTATCGGCGAATCGGCGCGGTGTGCGGTGGAGTGCCTGCCTAG
- a CDS encoding ArsI/CadI family heavy metal resistance metalloenzyme, with translation MRPHISLDVRDVAKSAAFYEKVFGVKPQKQVADYAKFDLKVPALNFSVVSSTGKVSSVDHLGIEVETVDEIAEWKTRLQERGILQKIEENIACCFARQDKLWFSDPDGNAWEIFTVHEQLEVTGTLSHTGCCVPKQGSASEPASCGA, from the coding sequence ATGCGTCCCCATATTTCGCTCGATGTGCGCGACGTCGCCAAGTCGGCGGCGTTTTATGAAAAGGTATTCGGCGTGAAGCCGCAGAAACAGGTGGCCGACTACGCCAAGTTCGACCTGAAGGTCCCCGCGCTGAACTTTTCGGTGGTATCCTCCACCGGGAAGGTCAGTTCCGTGGATCATTTGGGGATCGAGGTCGAGACGGTCGATGAGATCGCCGAGTGGAAAACCCGCTTGCAGGAGCGGGGCATTCTCCAAAAGATCGAAGAAAATATCGCCTGTTGCTTCGCCCGACAGGACAAACTCTGGTTCAGCGACCCGGACGGCAATGCATGGGAAATCTTTACCGTCCATGAGCAACTGGAGGTCACGGGCACTCTCAGCCACACTGGTTGCTGCGTCCCAAAGCAGGGGAGTGCGTCCGAGCCGGCTTCTTGCGGAGCCTGA
- a CDS encoding saccharopine dehydrogenase family protein has product MKHVLVLGAGKIGSLIACLLSQRGDYDVHLGDVTIEPAERLVKNLGLERVTPCLLDVRHPDAVSAYLSAHPFEAVLSCLPYFCNPTVAGLALTHGLHYFDLTEDVEVTNQIKVLSAGAARAFMPQCGLAPGFISIVTHDLMTHFEELDTVKMRVGALPVHPSNALKYSLTWSTDGLINEYGNLCYGIEAGEKVPLQPLEGHETIEVDGLLYEAFNTSGGLGTLADSYAGKVKTMNYKTLRYPGHCEKIQLLMKDLKLNEDRETLKRILERAIPQTLQDVVLIYASVTGTQGGGLFEENYVKKIYPQCIKGKLWSAIQVTTASSACCVMDLVLSRPSQYHGFVTQESIPLKDFLDNEFGACFR; this is encoded by the coding sequence ATGAAACACGTGCTGGTGCTTGGAGCGGGAAAGATCGGGTCGTTGATCGCCTGTCTGCTTTCTCAGCGGGGAGATTATGACGTGCATCTGGGCGACGTCACGATCGAGCCGGCGGAACGTCTCGTGAAGAATCTTGGATTGGAGCGGGTCACGCCTTGCCTTCTTGATGTCCGCCATCCGGACGCCGTCAGCGCCTATCTCTCGGCTCATCCGTTTGAGGCCGTCTTGTCGTGCCTTCCCTATTTTTGCAACCCGACGGTGGCGGGTTTGGCGTTGACCCATGGCCTGCACTACTTTGATCTGACGGAAGACGTCGAGGTCACGAACCAGATCAAGGTGTTGAGCGCCGGCGCCGCTCGCGCCTTCATGCCGCAATGCGGCCTTGCGCCCGGCTTCATCAGCATCGTGACGCATGATTTGATGACGCATTTTGAGGAATTGGATACGGTGAAGATGCGAGTCGGGGCCTTGCCGGTGCATCCCAGCAATGCGCTCAAATACTCGCTCACCTGGTCGACCGACGGGCTGATCAACGAATACGGCAACCTCTGCTACGGCATCGAAGCTGGTGAGAAGGTTCCCCTTCAACCGTTGGAAGGTCACGAGACGATCGAGGTGGACGGCCTGTTGTACGAAGCCTTTAACACGTCGGGAGGCCTCGGGACATTGGCGGACAGTTACGCCGGAAAAGTGAAGACCATGAATTATAAAACGCTCCGGTATCCGGGGCACTGCGAGAAAATCCAACTGCTCATGAAGGATCTCAAACTCAACGAAGACCGTGAGACGCTCAAGCGCATTCTTGAACGGGCCATTCCACAAACGCTCCAGGACGTCGTGCTGATTTATGCCTCCGTGACGGGAACCCAAGGAGGGGGACTGTTCGAGGAAAATTACGTCAAAAAGATCTATCCTCAATGTATCAAGGGGAAACTGTGGTCCGCCATTCAGGTCACCACGGCATCGAGCGCATGCTGCGTCATGGATCTTGTGTTGAGTCGGCCGTCGCAGTACCATGGATTCGTGACGCAGGAATCGATTCCCTTGAAGGATTTTCTCGATAATGAATTTGGAGCCTGTTTTCGATGA
- a CDS encoding TIGR03862 family flavoprotein encodes MKIAVVGGGPAGLMAAETAAAEGAQVDLYDAMPSVGRKFLLAGKGGLNLTHSEPLETFLSRYGSRRMQLAPIIRSFGPDAIREWASGLGIRTFIGTSRRIFPADMKAAPLLRAWLRRLRQSGVRFHVRHRWSGWDERGAMLFLTPTGEQSVEADAVIFALGGASWPKLGSDASWVPLLRGRGVEIAPLRPANCGFDVEWSVYFKTRFAGQPVKSAALLVTTPDGAIQRRQGEFVITETGVEGGGIYAVSSVLRDRIEREGRVVLAVDLTPDRDRVRLEHDLSRPRGKRTMATHLRRYAGISGVKSALLREVLPRETFADPIALAAAIKSLPLVLRETRPLAEAISTAGGVRFEDLDERLMLRRMPGLFCAGEMLDWEAPTGGYLLTACLATGRWAGAGALKWLVESRARPCA; translated from the coding sequence ATGAAGATTGCCGTCGTCGGCGGAGGACCGGCCGGCCTCATGGCGGCCGAAACGGCCGCTGCAGAGGGCGCGCAAGTCGATCTCTATGACGCCATGCCGTCGGTCGGTCGAAAGTTTCTCCTGGCCGGCAAAGGCGGATTGAACCTCACCCATTCAGAGCCGTTGGAAACTTTTCTTTCTCGCTACGGTTCACGACGGATGCAGCTCGCTCCGATCATTCGCTCATTTGGGCCTGATGCGATCCGCGAGTGGGCATCGGGGCTCGGCATACGGACTTTCATAGGAACATCGCGCCGAATTTTCCCCGCCGATATGAAAGCCGCTCCGCTCTTGCGAGCCTGGTTGCGCCGATTGCGGCAGTCCGGCGTTCGGTTTCATGTGCGACATCGGTGGTCAGGCTGGGACGAACGGGGAGCGATGTTGTTTCTGACGCCGACGGGGGAGCAATCGGTCGAAGCCGACGCGGTGATTTTTGCACTGGGCGGAGCCAGTTGGCCGAAGCTGGGGTCAGACGCATCCTGGGTGCCGTTGCTGCGCGGCCGCGGCGTCGAGATCGCTCCGTTGCGGCCGGCCAACTGTGGATTCGACGTCGAGTGGAGCGTGTATTTTAAGACCCGCTTTGCCGGCCAACCGGTGAAATCGGCGGCGCTGCTCGTGACGACGCCGGACGGCGCCATCCAGCGTCGGCAAGGCGAATTTGTCATTACTGAAACGGGCGTGGAAGGAGGGGGGATTTATGCCGTATCTTCGGTACTCCGTGACCGGATCGAGCGAGAAGGGCGGGTAGTGCTTGCCGTTGATTTGACACCGGATCGCGATCGAGTCCGTTTGGAACACGACCTGTCGCGCCCTCGGGGTAAGCGGACGATGGCGACTCATCTGCGGCGCTACGCCGGCATCAGCGGAGTGAAATCCGCCTTGTTGCGGGAGGTGCTTCCCCGCGAGACCTTTGCCGATCCGATCGCCCTTGCCGCGGCCATCAAGTCCTTGCCCCTCGTATTGCGCGAGACTCGACCCCTCGCGGAAGCGATCAGTACCGCGGGAGGGGTGCGCTTTGAGGATTTGGATGAGCGATTGATGCTGCGGAGAATGCCCGGTCTGTTCTGTGCGGGGGAGATGTTGGACTGGGAAGCCCCGACCGGGGGGTATCTGCTGACGGCCTGTTTGGCGACCGGCCGATGGGCCGGAGCGGGAGCCCTCAAATGGCTTGTGGAGTCCCGCGCAAGACCATGCGCCTAG
- a CDS encoding PilZ domain-containing protein gives MVVRKHPRFPASFSGMVIHRRQSHTISKSLDLSRKGCRVQSAFPAFAGMKVDLQLNLPDLPAPLHIRGAIVRWAGSQGIGIEFPPLPSPYEQQLEGIIRQLESRAEQGASQKNPLVACA, from the coding sequence ATGGTCGTACGAAAACACCCTCGATTTCCCGCGTCGTTTTCCGGAATGGTCATTCATCGGAGACAAAGTCATACTATCAGCAAATCGCTCGATCTCTCACGAAAGGGCTGCCGCGTGCAAAGCGCCTTTCCCGCGTTTGCTGGCATGAAGGTGGATCTTCAACTGAACCTTCCCGATCTCCCCGCGCCGTTGCACATTCGAGGCGCCATCGTCCGGTGGGCCGGTTCGCAGGGAATCGGGATCGAGTTTCCTCCCCTCCCCTCTCCGTACGAGCAGCAGCTCGAAGGAATTATCCGACAGCTTGAATCACGAGCGGAGCAGGGTGCGTCGCAAAAGAACCCGCTCGTCGCTTGCGCGTGA
- a CDS encoding peptide chain release factor 3, whose product MKTDASLLTELSAATARRRTFAIISHPDAGKTTLTEKLLLYSGLIRTAGMVRGRKGMKATASDWMGMEQERGISITASAMQFPYKYAVINLLDTPGHQDFSEDTYRTLTAADSAIMVLDAAKGVEAQTRKLFAVCRMRRIPVLTLINKMDLPGRPPLDLMTEVEQALGIQASAINWPIGSGSDFVGIVNRSDGRVELFEKTAHGGAAKVNVEVLTWDELDRSGRLSEDVAAQVRHDLELLEIAGNPFSKERFLHGEITPVFFASALTNFGIESFLDAFVDLAPSPGSRPADGDDGTELFIDPIEQPFSAYVFKLQANMNPKHRDSTAFLRVCSGRFQRDMLVKHHRLEREVRLSRPHSLVAQERSTVEEAFPGDIIGVINPGIFAIGDTISVTGGFNFKPLPQFQPEIFARIRPTDVGKRKTFDKGMRQMAQEGTVQIMRAVAGQEPLVAAVGRLQFDVLQYRLRHEYHVETILDPLPFSCSAWLEGNLDTFKPPSASMIVRDQRDRLVVLFGDHLMKTIARDRNPNHTLRDMG is encoded by the coding sequence ATGAAGACGGATGCTTCTCTCTTGACGGAACTTTCCGCGGCGACGGCCAGACGGCGGACCTTTGCCATTATCAGCCACCCGGACGCGGGCAAAACCACGTTGACCGAGAAGCTCTTGCTCTATTCCGGCTTGATTCGGACCGCCGGCATGGTGCGTGGTCGCAAGGGGATGAAGGCAACGGCCTCGGATTGGATGGGCATGGAGCAGGAGCGGGGCATTTCGATCACGGCCTCGGCCATGCAATTTCCCTACAAATACGCCGTCATCAATTTGCTCGATACGCCTGGGCACCAAGACTTTTCGGAAGACACGTACCGCACGCTCACCGCGGCCGACAGCGCCATTATGGTGCTCGACGCGGCCAAGGGCGTCGAGGCGCAAACGCGCAAGTTGTTCGCCGTCTGCCGCATGCGCCGCATCCCGGTCCTGACGTTGATCAACAAGATGGACCTGCCCGGCCGCCCTCCGCTCGACCTGATGACCGAAGTGGAACAAGCCTTGGGCATCCAAGCCAGCGCGATCAATTGGCCGATCGGGTCGGGAAGCGACTTTGTGGGAATCGTCAATCGAAGCGACGGCCGCGTGGAACTCTTTGAAAAGACGGCTCATGGAGGAGCCGCCAAGGTGAACGTCGAAGTATTGACGTGGGACGAGCTTGATCGAAGCGGGCGACTCTCCGAGGACGTGGCGGCGCAGGTCCGACATGATTTGGAGCTGCTTGAAATCGCCGGAAACCCTTTCAGCAAAGAGCGATTTCTTCACGGCGAGATCACGCCGGTCTTCTTTGCCTCCGCGTTGACGAATTTCGGCATCGAGAGTTTCCTGGATGCGTTCGTGGATCTGGCTCCCTCTCCGGGGAGCAGGCCGGCCGACGGCGACGACGGCACCGAACTCTTTATCGATCCGATCGAGCAGCCCTTCAGCGCCTACGTCTTCAAGCTTCAGGCCAATATGAATCCCAAACATCGGGACAGCACGGCGTTTTTGCGGGTGTGCTCCGGACGGTTTCAGCGGGATATGCTCGTCAAGCACCATCGTCTTGAGCGAGAGGTTCGTCTGTCTCGACCGCACAGTCTGGTGGCGCAAGAGCGGAGCACGGTCGAAGAAGCGTTCCCGGGCGACATTATCGGCGTCATCAATCCCGGCATCTTCGCCATCGGCGACACCATCTCGGTGACGGGCGGGTTCAACTTCAAGCCGCTGCCGCAGTTTCAGCCGGAGATCTTCGCGCGCATCAGGCCGACCGACGTCGGCAAGCGGAAGACGTTCGACAAGGGCATGCGGCAGATGGCTCAGGAGGGAACGGTTCAAATCATGAGAGCCGTCGCCGGGCAAGAACCCCTGGTCGCGGCGGTCGGACGACTGCAATTCGACGTCCTTCAGTACCGCCTGCGGCACGAATACCACGTTGAAACGATTCTGGACCCCTTGCCGTTTAGCTGCAGCGCCTGGCTGGAGGGAAATCTCGACACGTTCAAGCCGCCGTCGGCTTCGATGATCGTCAGAGATCAACGCGATCGATTGGTCGTCTTGTTCGGCGACCATCTGATGAAAACGATCGCCAGGGACCGCAATCCCAACCATACGTTGAGGGATATGGGATAG
- a CDS encoding DUF488 domain-containing protein, with the protein MKVSVKRIYELPAKSDGFRVLVDRLWPRGISKSDAKLDSWLPDLGPSAALRQWFNHDPAKWTEFCRRYQAELKEKEDLLVLLVKEAQTKPITLLYSAKDERHNQAVALRSVLLKNLPFSQSLVPPKTTAEIASGKKRRKSRSP; encoded by the coding sequence ATGAAAGTGTCGGTCAAACGAATCTATGAGCTTCCGGCCAAGTCCGATGGCTTCCGTGTGCTGGTTGATCGCCTGTGGCCCAGGGGGATTTCAAAGTCCGACGCCAAACTTGATTCCTGGCTGCCGGACCTTGGACCATCGGCGGCCTTGCGACAGTGGTTCAACCATGATCCGGCCAAGTGGACCGAATTTTGCCGACGTTATCAGGCTGAGCTCAAAGAAAAAGAGGATCTATTGGTCCTTCTTGTCAAAGAGGCTCAAACCAAACCGATCACGCTGCTCTATTCGGCCAAGGACGAACGGCATAATCAAGCCGTTGCCCTCCGGAGCGTTCTGCTCAAAAATCTCCCTTTTTCTCAATCCCTTGTCCCCCCGAAGACGACAGCGGAAATCGCGTCTGGCAAGAAACGGCGGAAATCGAGGTCTCCATAA